GACCCTGGAGCGGGGGCTTGGGGTGCTGGAGGCCCTGGCGGAGGCGGGGGAGGCGGGGCTTGCCCCCCTGGCCTGGCGCACGGGGCTTTCCAAGAGCACCCTCTACCGCCTCCTCCAGGCCCTGGCCCGCCGGGGGTTTGTGGAGGAGGCGGGGGGGGTGTACCGGGTAGGTCCCCGGGCCTTCGCCGTGGGCCAGGCCTACCCCAGGAAGAGCCTGCTGGAAGCGGTCCGGCCCGAGATGGAGGCCCTGGCCCAGGAGACGGGGGAGAGCGTGAACCTGGCGGTGATGGCGGGCCTCGAGGCCCTCTACCTGGACCAGGTGGAGGGAAAGCGGCTCGTCCGCCTCTTCACCGCGCCCGGCTCCCGCGCCCCTCTGCACGCCACCGGGGTGGGGAAGGTCCTCCTGGCCTTTGGGGGGGTGCCGGAGGGGCTTGCCCTCACCCCCTATACCCCCTACACCCTCACCTCCCGCGAGGCCCTGGAACGGGAGCTCGCTGGGGTGCGGGAGCGGGGCTACGCCCTGGACAACGAGGAGCGGGAACTGGGGGTGCGCTGCGTGGCTGCGCCCCTCTTCGGCCCAGGGGGGAAGGCGGTGGGGGCCATCTCCCTCTCCGCCCCCGCCAGCCGCCTTTCCCCCGAGGAGGCCCGGCGCCTGGCCCCCCGGGTGGTGGAGGCGGCTTGGAAAGCTTCTTTGCGCCTGGGG
This genomic stretch from Thermus thermamylovorans harbors:
- a CDS encoding IclR family transcriptional regulator, which encodes MARPRTKGAGGVRTLERGLGVLEALAEAGEAGLAPLAWRTGLSKSTLYRLLQALARRGFVEEAGGVYRVGPRAFAVGQAYPRKSLLEAVRPEMEALAQETGESVNLAVMAGLEALYLDQVEGKRLVRLFTAPGSRAPLHATGVGKVLLAFGGVPEGLALTPYTPYTLTSREALERELAGVRERGYALDNEERELGVRCVAAPLFGPGGKAVGAISLSAPASRLSPEEARRLAPRVVEAAWKASLRLGFTGSV